A single window of Nicotiana sylvestris chromosome 5, ASM39365v2, whole genome shotgun sequence DNA harbors:
- the LOC138869404 gene encoding uncharacterized protein: protein MLSQVQLNIPLIDVLREIPKYAKYIKDTVAHKRRLTEFETVALTEECTSRVQNKLPQKLKDPGSFTIPVRIGNIDVGRALCNLGASINLMPLSLFKQLGLGDPRPTTMILQLSDRSIAHPKGVIEDVLLQIGKFIFPADFIILDYEADELVPIILGQPLLATGDAIIKVREGKMILRVDDEEAVFNVYKAIHFPATMRSSP from the coding sequence atgttgagccaAGTTCAATTAAATATCCCGCTTATTGATGTGCTTCGTGAAATTCCAAAGTATgctaagtacataaaagatacAGTGGCTCACAAGAGAAGATTAACTGAATTTGAGACAGTggcacttactgaggagtgcacttcaagggtccaaaataagctccctcaaaagcttaaggatcctggcAGCTTCACGATTCCTGTGCGCATTGGTAATATTGACGTAGGTCGTGCTCTTTGCAATTTGGGGGCGAGCATAAATCTGATGCCCCTGTCTTTGTTCAAACAATTGGGCCTGGGAGATCCAAGGCCAACTACCATGATATTGCAGCTGTCTGACAGGTCGATAGCGCACCCCAAgggggtgattgaagatgtgttgcTGCAGATTGGGAAATTCATCTTCCCTGCTGATTTCATTATCCTCGATTATGAGGCTGATGAactggttccaatcatattggggcaACCTCTCCTAGCTACTGGTGATGCAATTATCAAAGTGAGAGAGGGAAAGATGATTTTGAGGGTAGATGACGAGGAAGCAGTTTTCAATGTCTACAAAGCAATCCACTTCCCCGCCACTATGAGGAGCTCTCCATGA